Genomic window (Oryzias latipes chromosome 17, ASM223467v1):
acgtcttgaaaccacaacaaacaaacagtttcttaattttctaatttaactttcatttcatctctagaaaaaaaaacagccgcaacttcctgcttttccggccacaattatcaccaAAATGCACCTGagattgtggggggggggggggggggttgtcgatcaatacagaccatgaatttctgctttttttttctttttttggatgctggtgtgccgcgggatttttgtcaaggttaaagtgtgccgtggctcaaaaaaggttgaaaaacactgctctagacaTCCTTATAAATAAGAAAATTGTTACATTTCCCAGTTTGGCAagaagggggcgtaacactgCTACAGCAcctaattattgatagaagattcataactagTTACCactttgattcatttttcaATGAATGAAATTCTctccaaaataaacaaacttttatgcaacCTAGATGATAACATTTTAATTCCAatgacaaaatgggatgcagacttGACTTCTGGTCAGAaatttgtgtaacccttgttctatcctaggcactttaacattgggagttgggtcatctagacccactaggcagtgcgctgaaccttttttctttaatgatttgtgatcaacactggtgtcaatggattacatgaaatctttccacctttatccacctttgtcatggtaggaagaacacgtcagtgtaagggtggggtcatctggaccccagaaaatggcacaagggttaagcgaaccaaatgtgtccagtctgattGCATACTAAATTTGGCCATGTGACCCCCTTGATTTGGACTGGGATGGTTGTTCAGCTCTGCTGTGGTCGTCATGTTGGCACCATCAAACCTTTACATTTCTGAATATGTGCAAGTAGGCGGGGCAAAGACGTCTGTCACTTTTTATAGCCGAAGATAGACTTTGAAGGTCCAAAAATAAGCCTGATGTGGTcccaaaggggggggggcatgaacaTAAGTTTTGTGGGTTCACCTATTGAGTTTACACAGAACTGGActtagtgactcctccccccttgcgttccaaacaggaagtacctgctggcacCATGAAGCCAGCCAGAAATTCAGCTCTTATAGtgcaaaattgaataaaaatcaaactattttaataaatccaCCCTTCCTTATAGACTGTATAACATTGAGGACAAAGTCAAACCCCAATAGATTTTGTGAAGTTAGCCTCAGAATGTGTTTGAAAGCATCCTGCACTGCTGTCATCTCCAGTGGCGAAGAGCATTCTTTTACTTCTAATGCACTGTGGCTCTGAGCTGTGCAGCTGCACTGAACTGCTGCACTGCCCTCTACCAGCTCAACTCCATTAGTTTAGCTTCACCACCTCCTCAGTGGCCCCAAGGTTGTGCCAAAGTGGCAGTTAATGTCttagtgtgtttgtttgtgtgggtgtgtgtggcgTTTTTATGCCTCTGTTTTCCTGCTGAACAGATGAAGCAGATGTAATAAAagacatatgaaagactttaaGGGAGGCTATTAAAAAAAGCTGAGATTGTGCTGGGCTTCTGGGGGTTCGGgtgcaacaaacaaaaagagggGAATTTCAtgagattgcataaaaatggaaGCGTCCTACCAAAACCCTTTTAATTATTTGatcaaatacatttgaaaaatagagcaaaaacaaGAATATGTATTTCCACAGACTTAACCTCCTTCTCGTCTGCACGGCAGTGGGAAACCAACACTGCTGCTACGAAGTGATAAGAACACAGGAAATCCTGACACTGCAGAGGAGCCGTGCAGCCCATAGACGGAGAAAGCAGCTTGATTTAGTGCATACTTAAAACTGATTTATCCCATGTGGTTTGTTCTGTTAGGGTCAATTCCAGTCATTATCAGGAGGGAGGAAGGGTACGACCACACACTCACTGCAAAAGGAAAATCTACTGCACACGTTTTTGAGAGTATCGGCATGGAATCTGCACAGCATAAAGGTGTCActttaaaattcagattttatgCACAACCATAGGTTTAAATGCACAGGTGTGTGTTTACCGTATGTGCAAGACACATCTTCTTGATCAACTGGGATGCATCATCAGTGATGCAGCCTTGGGTCACCAGGCGACCTACTAGAGGTCAACCAGACGCAGGCCTGGATTTAGCCAGCCCAAATATGGGGTGCAGGTAGAATATCAGGGGGGAGCTGAGATTTTTGGGTGCCATACCCATAAAGCATGGAAAACAATATCttctcctttgatctatttgatGTGTCTGATAAGTTTTATGTTGAAAGCTCTTCTTGACACTAAGCCCTATATTTAAAAtaggcttgggacaggcacactGTTTGTGCCTCGTTGAGGCTgtacttatctttttttttttttactttttatttctatttgtcCATCTGTCTTGTCCTTCCATCCCTgcgttttttctttgtcttttatatatttatctttattgttttttgggggctttttatgtttgtgtttggaCTTTTGCAGGGGAGGGGGAATTATAATTTTCATTTCCCCAGTtaattgtggatttttgggGGGCCAtcacattttgtgtgtgtgtgtgggggggggggggggggtcatcaatCTCCAAAACCTCTCTTCAGTCCACTTCTCTCCACCAGTGAATAATCCCTCAACAGATCATGGCAGCAACTCACATTTGGCTTTATAATTTTACcagtttaatgtataaaaaatccCATCAGTATTTGCTCAGTCGCTTAATTCCTgtaatttacaattttaattattttcttctgtttctgtgTTACCACAGAGTTCCACATAGTTGTTTAAGCCTTAGACTATGTCCTGATTCCTTCattactcactacatagtgcactatatagtgtgccTTTAGAATTTGGAGTGCTGTCTGAatccacaattccaaaatcaagtgtcCAAGAAATTTCTCAGAAATCTCTGTGAACAACCCAtctgcatcgatgctcactagaaagaccacaatgcaatgcatttaaacattttttcctaaaaataatGTGTTTGAAATCTTTAATTTTTCCTGTGGGAATACTTCCCTTGAATTCCTTCACTGttacaaatttttgtttttatgtattcatgTGTAGTTTGATTAATTTTTTAGGCAAGATATATGAAGAAAAGCATTTGTTCCACTGCACAGTAGGTCTTTCCACATTGATGTCCAAGGGTGACATCTGCTGGCATCCATGTTAGCAACAAACCCCCCCAGATCACAAATGGAAACTACCAGAGGCGTAGAAAGAGATGTTCACTCATGGAAAATACAGCAGGATGTCTGCTTTTAAATCTGAAGAGAAGCCCTAAAAACTCATGAAGGGACTGTGAGGGCAGGCGAAATCACACAGAAGGACCCAAACAATGAGTCAGCCATCCAAACAACAGCTTCTAGCTCGACCTGAACTGGTTTAGTGTTGTATTAGGCCATCACTTGGcctcagaaaaacactttttctacaAAGGCACAATAATGTAGATGTATAAGAAGCCTAGAGGTGGAGGTGAGGACAAAGAGAGACCTCATAAATCTCATGAAAAAGCAGACACTTTAAACTATAACACAGGACTCAATGAAAAacgttaaaaccatggaagaagtatgaataaattacaaataaaaacacattaaaaaatgtagctGTACGTGATTATTGAGCTATTTATGCGCAACAAATGAGTTATTTGTGTGTCAATTATATAATTTGAATGTGATATGTGTGCCTTAGAAATACAAtagaaaagttatacatcggtgtaacatgtgtgaaaagtctatTAGACACGAAAAAGCATACGCAAATTTCCTTTTCCGCCGGGCCGCGGTAAAATCCCTAGGGGTTGACCAGTCCGCATCCACATAAAGGTTGGGGAACACTGTTGTAGGTGATCCAGGGTGGTTAGTGAAGCTGCTTGAGCATCGGGTGGGATATGATGGAAAGAGGGGGTCTGACTGATGATGCGGGTGGCAGAGGACTAAAGACAATTATTAAGAACACAAAACGAAAATTCAATTCTAATTTACATATTTGGGTCTGTGAAGCCAAACAGGGGGTCTACCTCAGTAACTTAAGATAATATGATCATTTATATGAAAATCTTCtctggttgtgggtgaaaatcccagtagatcagcagtttctgaaatactctgATCAGCTCGTCTGTCACGACAACCATGCCACGTTAAAGGTCATTTTAATCAAAGATTTTCATTCcatcaaaaaacacaatctaCCAAATGTTTCAACTTCTTGATAAACTGcatgtttgcattaaaaaaatataaggaAACCTGGACGAGGTGTTATGAGAGAAGGAGAGGAAATATGTGTTATTCCACCTCACACCTGCAGCAGCCTACGCAGGTggatcacccccccccccccctcccgttcCCCAGGAGCAGGAGAAGACAGCTCCCTATACAGCTGTGAAACCAAACCTCTCTGTAACGCATCCATTACACCCAAAAGCTGTTGAACTTAGCGTTGGTGCTTTTGGAAAATAACCCTCATTATTTACCTGACTGGTGGTCTAACCTACAGCATCCTGTTTTAAAGCTGCAGCTGGATGAGCACAAACCCCTACAGCTTCATAACGTGTGTCAAACTCACACAAGCTTCTCTCCACATTTCATAAACATATAGGATGAGTTTGATAAAGATTCAACTTTAAATGTCTGGAAGTTAAAGTCTGTGacaactttaacccttgtgctatcctatggggtccagatgacccgatccttacattgacatgttctccttaccatgacaaaggtggataaattcggaaagatttcatgtaatccatggacaccagtaaagatcacaaatcattgaagaaaaaaggttcagagcactgtctagtgggtctagatcagtgtttttcaaccttttttgagccacggcacactttaaccttgacaaaaatcccgcggcacaccagcatccaaaaaaaaaaaaaaaaacagaaattcatggtctgtattgatcgacagccccccccccccccccccccgcccgcccgcaatctcacatgtatttttgtgataattgtggcctgaaaagcaggaagttgcggctgttttttctaagagatgaaatgaaagttaaattagaaaaattcagaaactgtttgtttgttggggtttcaaggcgtttcgcaaggacaactcattgtgcgctgggacactggctctttaagccaatgcatcatgggagatgtagtgtaaaagtgccgaaaacttgcagaaagactggcgtctctgagatttattgtattgtccacttgtttcacggtctgacaccggactctgtggaaagctacaacgctaaagaagagctttagccggtatttttgttagaactgagcgactttatcagcagaattaagaacaaggaagtgaagactttaagcacttctgattggtcagactgatgacatgtgattaagccttcaagaatgattggtggagacagttaaagggacgggacttttccgcaaactgtcatagctgcaggtaaatcgcggtaacgtaatccttatcaaaatgtctttaatagaattaaataaacacaaagaaaaagtaattttaagatctttcatattcctaactactcagtgttttatcagggcctgtttggatgaacaaagagctgatatcctggagatgggaaatgtttttagatcagtgaatgattaatgagggtaatttcccacggcacacttgaccatctcccacggcacactagtgtgccgcggcacactagtgtgccgcggcacactggttgaaaaacactggtctagatgacccaacgcccaatgttaaagtgcctaggatagcacaagggttaagaggaagAAACCTGCTTTCAGAACTCTAGTGTGGAATTCTCtaccagaaaacaaaaagtaaatccACATAATTTACATAACACATTATTTTATAagtaggagaaaaaaagtttttattgacTATTTCTCAATTTTAAGATCATGAGAGTAATAACATAACAGCGACAGAACATGAAATTCCTTTAAAACATGTGGCAGGAGGAAAACGAGCTTCAGTGTGGACGCTTCCACTATAAACACTTGAAATAGGTTAACAGCGACTAAAGTGATCAAACTAAGCCAAACTAGATTCCTGTTTGAATTGGTCACTTTAAAGGCAGACTGGACCTGCTGGACTTCTTGCTGCTTGCAGCGCTGGAGCATTCCGGGGAGGTGGTTGGAGAGAAAGCTGCAGGCAAATCCAACTGCAGATCCAAAGCCGTCACCTTGACGGAGGCACTTTTCAAGCCCCCCAGGCTTTTGATACTTGAGGACGTAGAAGACCTGCAGTCAAGGAAGAACAGGTATCCTGATTAAGTCTTTTCACTGTCATCTTtaccaaaaacataaataaaatgcatttttctaaacaataaagagaaactttaCATCTCTCTCCTGGTTAAGGTCTGTgtgaaactggaccaaatggctaGTATATTAATTTGAATTGAATAGCCACACCCCTCCTCATTATTATATGCATTAATATGTGTAGTTAACATTTATTCTTTCTAAGTAGATTGCTTAGactttttttacaaattcatATTTTCATTCATAGTCATATTTTTTAACTGCAGTCACATTCTTCATGTTCACTTCTCAGACTAAATCAGAGTTAATTCCTTTCTTCATATCCATCATTCACCATCACTCATTCTGGAGTCAGGGCCTTTATTTGCTGTCTAACCTGCGAGAAGCTGAGCTTCGGTGACTGGTGGACCCAGAGGGAGGAGGTGGAAGAAGCCGACCAGCCTGAAATTGAACATTTTGTaataaattctttgttttttttttctcatttccccTTAGATGATGTGTTATCACCTTCTGGAAGTGTTTCTCCAGCACTCCTCGGAGGTCAGATTGGTCCTCCATGGCTTCATTCAGCATCCTGTTGACTTTTTTGTTCACTTCCTTCAGCTCCACCAGCCTGATGTCTTTCTCTTCAAAAGTCTCCGCTTTGGTCTTCTTATGTGAGCGGATCTTTTTGGTCAGCTTTGAACActggaaaacacaacaaagaatATCTTTAATAAACACATACACTAGCTTGCATTCTTCACAatcagttttataaaatatacGAGTAAGTCAAACCTCTTTTGTGGCTCTTTCTATTTTCTCTTGCATAGAAGCCATTTCCTTCTTGAGCTTAGTGATGATAGACTGTTTGTGATCTATCTTGGCTTTTTCCACTTGCTTGTCTTGCAGCAAACGTTTGAGGGAACAGTCCATGTCCTGcaaatggacaagaaaaaacagataCATGAAAATACATAAATCTCACTCAGATGCTTCTAAAACGTCAAATTAGGAGaattctacatttaaaaaaatgacattcaatTTCTAAACGTTTTAggtttaataatttaaaaaaaattagtaatTGGTAAaattcatgttaaaaacaatcaaacgtTTAAAATGTGTGtctaaacaaacatttgttttctgcagaaatctGTAAATTTATTGAAATGCTCTTAAACCAATGCCATAATCCACAAAGGCAAATGCAATCATTGTACTTTATTTTATGTTACATGCACAGACGGCCTCTTTTTCTGGACACTGAAATGtgcattttaacatttcttgtcacatatcccaaaataCCATGGTGCGGTGACCTAAATGCACGTTTGTCAGTAAATTCTGCAGATGGACGCACGGCGGCAGTCGCATTTTTACATGCTGCGCGGCGGCCAtggaagtttttaaaaaaaaggtaaaattttACGGTGACAGGAAGATTTTTTTGACATGGGTCAGTGGTCGCCTGGGCACATGTGGAGGTTGCGTGGTGGCAGTCCAGTTACAGGTGAGTGGCAAGAAGACAGCAGCACAATAATTGATTGATAGGAGAGTCCCCAAGGTCCCCAAAATCCTCTGCTGATTGGCGTATTTCGCCCCTCCAAGCATCCCGCTGCAAGTGCACTCAACAATGGCTCTTAAGATGGGCCAGGGGCCAGGCGATGACTGGATGTCATTCTGGTGATCACGGCCACTGTGAGTCCAAATGGGGAGACGGCattgatgctgcacaaaagTCATCCCGGCGTTGATAGCAGAGACTTGTGGTTTGACGAAGAAGACAGAACATTTTACGTGGTGCACTACTCATGAAAGAAAAGCAACGCGAACGAGAAGGGCAAAGAAGAGGAATCTGAGTTGCGAATGACCAGTGGTGCGGAATGTCCCGCTTTTTATAGACCCCCGGCTACCAGGCAGCCAACAGCCAGTGGCATTTGATATGGACAGCCGCTGTTTGGGGACATTTACACATCgcccaatcagagctgctgccagcCGGCGATCAGGCTGCCACTGCTCTGTGGCCGTCAGGCTGTAACCTGATAATAGTGTCATCCCCGCCTGACTGGTGACGTCTACATTCAAGACTACGCCAACAATTTTCCCAAAAATTGGGCGGTGCCATgaaatcttgaagattctgccgaTGCCTCCCCATCACACAGTGGCAGCTGTATTTGTGACTGAAGTTAATGACAGTTTTAAACCCTACATGTGCTTTTGTCACCAAAGAAGTTGTAGAAAGACGACCCCAGCAagcgtttttcttaaaaacagtttgaaagatCTTTAATGTTCATAGAACTCAACTTATTGTCATTATTGACCTTTTTTGTTATATATGTGCCCAACATAAACCTCAAATTACCCAAAAGGTGTATTTGTCCTTGTAGAACAGAAATGCTGaacattttctaataaaaaccTCTAAGTCACGTTGGAGTTCTTGGATCTGCTGTTTCTTGAACCTGATGGTCTTCTGCGTGgccttcagctgctcctccagctggAGTTTTTCTTGATACTCTGGACCTGCAAATAGTCATCACTGGCTTCTGATAAGTGGTAGTTTACAATCACAAAACCACAGCTGCAGAAATCAGATGTCGAGAGAGTCGTTTTGGACTTCCGTCGATACATACTTGACTCGTCAACTTTAAGGAGGGATTTCCGTAAATGGGAGTTGAAGTGGTTGAACACCTTGACCGTGTTCTCTAGAGCTTTAGTTTCCAGCTCCATCTTCTCAACTTCGGCGTCCAGACTGCTTTTTTGCTGCTTTAGCTCCTCCTTCTCGAGCGCGGCCTGGCGACACAAGCAAACAGCGGTGATTCGGGCTGTTGCGGCGAACCAGACACAATCCCACACGTTGATCATCACAACAGGTGACGCTCCTCACCTTTGTGATGCAGTGGGCCTGCACTCTCTCAGCCTCGCCTTCAGGGGCCCCGATGGAAAGGGCCAACATCTCGAAGCGGAGCTTTATCTGGTCGATCTTCATAAGTTTTTCATTGAGTTCAATACTGCAAGAAACAAGGTTCTGCCTGAAATGCCAGTTCCAGTGGTcccacagaagaaaaaaaagctgagagCATAGCTGAATCCAGGACCCCCTCACTTCAGCTTGTGCTTCTCCTTCTCACTGTTCTTGAGCTGCTTCTTGATCAGATTTAAGAACACTTTAATCTCCTCATCTCTCTCTTTCATGGCTGCCTGCAGCTCTAGTTTCCTCTTCTCTAAGGACTGCACGCTGTCCTCCTTTTTATGCAACAGCTCCCTTTTACGGTTCACCTCCAGCTGCAGCATTTTCTGCTCCAGGATCGTGTTctgattgaaaacaaaaaaagtaagaataaaaaaagtgaaagtgaCTCCATCTGTTACAACTTTCCAGTTCAGGTTTTATCTCAGCTGTTGACCTCTGCTGTTTATACCCGGCCTCCCGTTTTGAATCACACctaattataataattattttgaaaattctttTGTAATTGTACAATAAATGTCCCGGCCAAGGCAATACTGAAATCTGAGTATGTTGGAACCAGCTTTGCTTGAGCAcagaaatgttggttttaacTTTAGCATAAGTcccaaatcaattaaaaaatttgACCAGTACGTAAAGACCTCTGCATTCAGACATGGTTTATAAaacgccacacagctgcagccCCATATAGTACTAGGGCTTCCAGAAAAACCCACAGTTATATGTTATGGTATTTGACAAattctaaaaaattaaataggTAAATTTAATTGTTAGATGttgtgttttaacaaaaaagtgttataTAATATATCATGTGGACCATTATTTGTATTACAGTATTTTTATGATATAATATTAGATGACTTGGAACTAAAAACCTTACATTTTACACGCAGTTACTGTTAAGACCTTAGTAAGGAAATGTACATGTCTTGGGCAGTATAAGtacagtggattttttttaactagataaatatgtattttatacagaacaaaataaaaaattactgtttttaacatttatgacGATAAGGAAGTTACCTGTTAATTAAACTGTAATTTTAACGACTGTCATAGTTTTACAGTGTTCTTCTGTACTGACATTTTTTAGAGTGTACCTAGTGGCTGTTGGACATAGCCCTCAGATCAGAGAAGCAATTTGAGTGAGATTATTATAGCATTTCTGTGAGCTACCTGCTTCCTCAGAGAAACTCTCTTTAGCTCCTTCTCATTGCCATCACAAAGTATCCCGAGCTCCTCTGCCTTCTCCAGCATTtctctcctctgagcctccgATTTCTCCAGGATCTTCCGAAAACATCGGATTTGATGCTGCAAAGCACGGTTTACAAAACGTTACTGCTGGTTAATATGTCAATGATGGGGAGCAAACTCAGCATCTtacatcatagtagtaggtagGTTTAGAGgttgtcatctttttttcccaaatgaCAACCTTttaacctactactatgatggatcctacctggatgaatgagagtcttcatagacatatttCTTCTAATTTTGGGATCAGCATCTTACAGTTTCAAACTGACCTCGCCCTCCTTGACCTCTTTGCTCATCATTCTGTCCATCTCTTTCTTCTCCTCCAGATCTTTGGTTAGCTCAGCAAGCTTTGCTTTCAGCATCTCTTTTTCGTCCACAGGAATGTCGCCCTGCAGCCTagccagttttatttttagcgTTAGTAGCTCGCTCTCCTATAGTAGAAGACAATCGGACAACTTGAAAACATCTCATTTGCTTAACAAGCACCAAGTTAGGATTGTTAAATGGGTTTTGTGACACATGCCTGATTCCTTAAGACCTTGTCCTTCTCTTCCATTTCCGTCTTGAGTTTTCCAAGCCGGCTTTGTAGGGTGTTCATGTTGACTTTAGCCCCTGAAATGAGCACCATGGATTCCTTCTCCTTCCCCTTCAAAACCTTCAGTTGCTCCTTTTGAAGGTACAGTTCCCCCATGAAAAAACGCTGCTGTACATCAACCTCCTGTAGCAGGGCATGAGTATGCGATTACACCATCACCAAAGATCAAAGCTCAAACTTCACATTTGACAATGTTCATATAAACTTCTAATTTTGGAAAGGTTGAACAGTATTCAAAAAGCTTTAATAACTAaaattgtaaaacattttaaaccacAAAAGCCACTAGTTTactcaaaacaaaccaaatcaaaCATAACAAATGCTTAAAATCAGAAATTTTGCACTTTTATTAGCCAATTTCTCCTTATATTTTTGATCTAAGTTTAAAACAATGGTCAAAAATGGCTAAAATTACAACCATTTCTGTTAGGaatgattagaaacagaatagttagacactcccttttgcattttattaaactaacttttaccttttattacaTTAATGGCTTAACCTCGATTtactatgtattatcatctcaaaattatattacactccagacagagcacaaccaagactattgtctcgcaacattcctttaacatcctccctttttcatctttgtgtgttctggcaaatgtctgcaagagatctgacactttaggTCCTCTGACCTTCGAGCATCTAGCCTGCAACagtctgtgggtgtgtttttcacaccatgatccatcgaatgaggttctgaatatgcaaatgcaaggtATATATGCCAGGCCTTTTGCTGAACCCCTTTGttcagactttgaatgcactttgttcatctgtctgtaaccctgcgtacaaatctgtggtccttgtgcggagtaaatctacaaaagataagtaactgtctctgagtcgttattctttatttctgtgtgtTGGAAACTGAAAAGGGGAACGAACCTAATTTACCTAtttacagtcctttctagaaaatccagtttcctcacaatTTCCTAAAAGGTTGAGGAAAAATCTAGAACTACATTATGAATATATGTTAGGTTTGTAAGATCTACAAAATGGATGTTTGGCAgtctctgaaaagaaaaaaattctcatACTGTAAATGAGTACCTAAAAAGATTatgaaatagaaaaatacattttcacagcTTTTGAAAATCCCATCGTGTTAAGTGCATAACACCATGAAatgattaaagtcccactccgaccatttttgatctattttcaaagaattgccagtggtgttttaattatgattatgaaatTTTAGCCAACATTCTTTGtaaaactgtgtcgttttctaggacaaagtttctgaagagcatggggagtttattagaaatacaCTTCTGAGTAGTGTGTTGGACCGCTGGCTTGGAGTAAGCCTGTCTccgcttcccatcatcccttttttttacactcttttttgctagcttacagcctctcccaaccccaacctgacataagcagtgcaacagaaatggcgagcaatattggagcaattcAGACGTagaattttgagccagatgctagctcagacaagaaaaacaaaaacatacatggatAAGGTcaacccagtgtattttctacatcacaaaaataatcttttccaaacagcattttttgtctgctcctgattcacagtgatttgaataaataaaatatccagaaacagaattttaagcttcattttctttacatgtatgatgtcctccatcatcagaaaaatgccacaagaacacatcaaaaactgttttttatcggagtgggttttCAAAGCCATGTAGGAATCAAAAAAAGGAACAGCTGCTCTTCTGTGAACACTAACAGCTCTCTAATAGCTGAACCTCCACCACAAGGAGTTGGTGGGATTTATTCACCTTGATGGCCTTTTCCCCTTCCCGAAGGATCTGCTCCAACTCAGCAACTCTGTCCTGCTCAGCAAGCTGGCTAACCTTGGCCAGTTTCTCTCTCAGTGCAGCATTGTAGGCCTCAGCAGTGTGCACTCTGCAACACATATAGCCAT
Coding sequences:
- the LOC101164253 gene encoding coiled-coil domain-containing protein 39 isoform X1 → MSNFVEAVLEEMSWDRRYAVPELNEEHKALIEMIYKKEKQLAEVSARAETKKEQRKMMELKLQHSRQELENTEALLKANEKEIEFEQHLTALAERESGHLAQLTAKTEKELRSSKEKAEMIEENLSEAKEKLEKFRQQMQWDQQTMEAFLEESAQKEEDTMAMVKNSQQNKQKVKSLTLAIEKKRVELNENRKAYEKELTETTSVQVALKTMRDTMQQVHLDNQQLIQKWENTVKQMKRQDAEMQQCALELAQANQEVREKNAAIADLNQLLQTLQNNNKETEKKMAVTNRQAAKLQQELREEENICVKLQEQLDNCKRELDNINSGVRVLAAHISKSKKELQEKKDKVHTAEAYNAALREKLAKVSQLAEQDRVAELEQILREGEKAIKEVDVQQRFFMGELYLQKEQLKVLKGKEKESMVLISGAKVNMNTLQSRLGKLKTEMEEKDKVLRNQESELLTLKIKLARLQGDIPVDEKEMLKAKLAELTKDLEEKKEMDRMMSKEVKEGEHQIRCFRKILEKSEAQRREMLEKAEELGILCDGNEKELKRVSLRKQNTILEQKMLQLEVNRKRELLHKKEDSVQSLEKRKLELQAAMKERDEEIKVFLNLIKKQLKNSEKEKHKLNIELNEKLMKIDQIKLRFEMLALSIGAPEGEAERVQAHCITKAALEKEELKQQKSSLDAEVEKMELETKALENTVKVFNHFNSHLRKSLLKVDESSPEYQEKLQLEEQLKATQKTIRFKKQQIQELQRDLEDMDCSLKRLLQDKQVEKAKIDHKQSIITKLKKEMASMQEKIERATKECSKLTKKIRSHKKTKAETFEEKDIRLVELKEVNKKVNRMLNEAMEDQSDLRGVLEKHFQKAGRLLPPPPSGSTSHRSSASRRSSTSSSIKSLGGLKSASVKVTALDLQLDLPAAFSPTTSPECSSAASSKKSSRSSLPLK
- the LOC101164253 gene encoding coiled-coil domain-containing protein 39 isoform X2: MSNFVEAVLEEMSWDRRYAVPELNEEHKALIEMIYKKEKQLAEVSARAETKKEQRKMMELKLQHSRQELENTEALLKANEKEIEFEQHLTALAERESGHLAQLTAKTEKELRSSKEKAEMIEENLSEAKEKLEKFRQQMQWDQQTMEAFLEESAQKEEDTMAMVKNSQQNKQKVKSLTLAIEKKRVELNENRKAYEKELTETTSVQVALKTMRDTMQQVHLDNQQLIQKWENTVKQMKRQDAEMQQCALELAQANQEVREKNAAIADLNQLLQTLQNNNKETEKKMAVTNRQAAKLQQELREEENICVKLQEQLDNCKRELDNINSGVRVLAAHISKSKKELQEKKDKVHTAEAYNAALREKLAKVSQLAEQDRVAELEQILREGEKAIKEVDVQQRFFMGELYLQKEQLKVLKGKEKESMVLISGAKVNMNTLQSRLGKLKTEMEEKDKVLRNQESELLTLKIKLARLQGDIPVDEKEMLKAKLAELTKDLEEKKEMDRMMSKEVKEGEHQIRCFRKILEKSEAQRREMLEKAEELGILCDGNEKELKRVSLRKQNTILEQKMLQLEVNRKRELLHKKEDSVQSLEKRKLELQAAMKERDEEIKVFLNLIKKQLKNSEKEKHKLNIELNEKLMKIDQIKLRFEMLALSIGAPEGEAERVQAHCITKAALEKEELKQQKSSLDAEVEKMELETKALENTVKVFNHFNSHLRKSLLKVDESMMTICRSRVSRKTPAGGAAEGHAEDHQVQETADPRTPT